One Sporomusaceae bacterium FL31 genomic window, CCGGAAAGCCTTTTCCTTTTAGTCTTACCGTAGTTCCGTTTTGAGTTCCGGGTTTTACTTTAAGATTAACACTTCCGTCCAATGTGTTTACAGTAACTTCACCACCTAAAACTGCGGTGTAAAGATCGATCGTCACTTTAGTTTTCAGATCATCTCCTGCTCTTTCAAAATTA contains:
- the dnaJ_2 gene encoding chaperone protein DnaJ, with protein sequence MYITFNINPDPNFERAGDDLKTKVTIDLYTAVLGGEVTVNTLDGSVNLKVKPGTQNGTTVRLKGKGFPVYKKDGHFGDLFATYDVKLPTDLTDKQKELFEQLKNS